In the Engystomops pustulosus chromosome 2, aEngPut4.maternal, whole genome shotgun sequence genome, one interval contains:
- the LOC140116967 gene encoding olfactory receptor 1M1-like produces the protein MGSYSGQRVAVRKRANQRSDIMANDSASFYFIIVGFSGLQEKFYPLLGALMFCFYNVSICANTIVIVIVLLKDQLHQPMYIIIANLAVSDLLFDTITLPKLISKYWLGAESISFSACFLQMAFVHILNCLDSLTLLLMAFDRYVAICKPLRYHAIISSRTTILLCLAAWCAASFVGTFVMSWGVFLPYCGPNRIKTFYCSLAPVAVLSCTDSSTVRKNGLYAGLIMHMGPFSLIVVSYIIVIISICAISRVNNWQKALNTCITHWFVITIFYIPRIVDYGYNSQVVPNAEIAAVVICIYSFVPHMSSPIIFCLRNKEIKKSLENVCKQIIHFK, from the exons ATGGGCTCATATTCGGGTCAACGAGTGGCGGTCAGAAAACGAGCAAACCAACGCTCAG ATATCATGGCCAATGACTCCGCCTCCTTCTATTTTATCATTGTCGGATTCTCAGGCCTCCAGGAGAAGTTCTACCCTCTGTTGGGAGCCCTCATGTTCTGCTTCTACAATGTCTCAATTTGCGCAAATACCATTGTCATAGTGATAGTCCTCCTGAAGGACCAGCTCCACCAGCCCATGTACATCATCATCGCCAACCTGGCCGTGTCTGACCTCCTCTTTGACACCATAACCTTGCCCAAACTCATCTCCAAGTACTGGTTGGGGGCAGAGTCAATCTCCTTCTCGGCCTGCTTCCTCCAGATGGCCTTTGTCCATATCTTGAACTGTCTTGACTCCTTAACCCTCTTACTAATGGCCTTTGATCGTTACGTGGCCATTTGTAAACCTCTCCGGTACCACGCCATCATCAGTAGTAGGACTACCATATTGTTATGTTTGGCCGCCTGGTGTGCTGCGTCTTTTGTTGGGACATTCGTCATGTCATGGGGGGTGTTTCTTCCATACTGTGGTCCTAACCGGATCAAAACCTTCTACTGTTCTCTAGCCCCGGTGGCGGTCCTCTCCTGCACGGATTCGTCTACAGTCAGGAAGAATGGGCTCTACGCGGGTCTCATAATGCACATGGGCCCGTTCTCACTCATTGTAGTGTCCTATATCATTGTAATAATAAGTATTTGTGCCATATCCCGAGTGAACAACTGGCAGAAAGCCCTCAACACCTGCATCACCCACTGGTTTGTCATCACCATCTTCTATATTCCCCGAATAGTTGACTATGGCTACAACTCCCAGGTCGTACCAAATGCAGAAATCGCTGCCGTGGTCATCTGTATCTATAGTTTCGTCCCTCATATGAGCAGCCCAATCATCTTCTGCCTGAGAAACAAAGAGATCAAGAAGAGTCTGGAAAATGTCTGCAAGCAAATTATTCATTTTAAATAA